A genomic region of Aspergillus oryzae RIB40 DNA, chromosome 1 contains the following coding sequences:
- the erg24B gene encoding c-14 sterol reductase (sterol reductase/lamin B receptor) has product MAPKKNSKTKVPIQPVPEKRGYEFLGPPGAFAFVTCLPTLIYAFTFLCNDVSGCPAPSLLNPSTLSLDQLKAEVGWPQDGLNGFFDARVTLWVLSYYLLSLVLYVFLPGEEVEGTELACTGRLRYKFNAFPSAVLILSGLALGTYVYGADFAVWTFLWDNYVQVITANLVICTAIAVFVYVRSFSIPAPGQLNPELRQLAPGGHSGNALYDFFIGRELNPRVQLPIPFVSEASRTIDIKVWCEMRPGLLGWNILNLSNIARQYRTYGYVTDSIVLSTAFQLFYVLDGLYMEPAVLTTMDVIMDGLGFMLSFGDMVWVPFVYNFQTRYLAVHPVELGLKGILLILAVTGVGYSIFRGANNQKNRFRTDPNDPRVKHIKYIETASGSKLMTSGWWGMARHINYLGDWLMSWAYSLPTGFAGYTLIESINQTGDVQKRVVQTPEVRGWGMICTYFFLIYFGVLLIHRERRDEEKCKRKYGADWDRYTSLVRSRIVPGIY; this is encoded by the exons AtggcgccgaagaagaattCCAAGACCAAAGTCCCGATACAGCCCGTTCCCGAAAAACGGGGTTATGAATTCTTAGGCCC TCCCGGCGCGTTTGCCTTTGTGACCTGCCTTCCGACTCTCATCTACGCTTTCACCTTCTTATGTAACGATGTTTCCGGCTGCCCTGCTCCCTCGCTGCTCAATCCGTCGACCTTGTCCCTGGACCAGTTAAAGGCGGAGGTTGGTTGGCCCCAAGATGGCCTTAACGGGTTCTTCGACGCTCGCGTGACCCTGTGGGTGTTGAGCTATTACCTCCTCAGCCTGGTCTTGTACGTGTTCCTACCTGGCGAGGAGGTCGAGGGTACGGAATTGGCCTGCACAGGAAGGCTTCGATACAAGTTCAACG CTTTCCCCTCCGCCGTGTTGATCCTCTCCGGTTTGGCTCTGGGCACATACGTCTACGGTGCGGACTTCGCCGTGTGGACTTTTCTTTGGGATAATTACGTGCAGGTCATTACGGCAAACTTGGTGATTTGCACAGCGATCGCGGTCTTTGTTTATGTGAGgagcttctccattcccGCGCCTGGTCAACTCAACCCCGAACTTAGACAATTGGCACCAGGTGGCCATTCTGGCAATGCCCTGTATGATTTCTTCATCGGCCGAGAACTCAATCCTCGAGTGCAGTTGCCTATTCCCTTCGTCAGCGAAGCTTCACGGACGATTGACATAAAAGTATGGTGTGAGATGCGGCCCGGTTTGCTTGGGTGGAACATCCTGAACCTGTCCAACATTGCCCGCCAGTACAGAACGTACGGCTATGTTACGGACTCGATCGTTCTTTCCACCGCATTCCAGCTCTTCTATGTTCTGGATGGTCTGTACATGGAACCAGCTGTCCTAACCACGATGGACGTGATCATGGATGGACTGGGTTTCATGCTCTCTTTCGGTGACATGGTGTGGGTCCCGTTCGTCTACAATTTCCAAACTAGGTATCTCGCGGTTCACCCCGTAGAGTTGGGTCTGAAGGGCATCCTGCTTATCTTGGCCGTAACTGGCGTGGGATACTCGATTTTCCGTGGGGCCAACAACCAGAAGAACCGCTTCCGGACGGACCCCAATGACCCCCGTGTGAAGCATATCAAATATATTGAGACAGCCAGTGGATCCAAGCTGATGACTTCCGGATGGTGGGGCATGGCGCGTCATATCAATTACTTGGGCGACTGGCTGATGTCGTGGGCATATTCACTGCCCACTGGATTTGCCGGCTATACTCTTATCGAAAGCATCAACCAGACTGGCGACGTGCAGAAGCGAGTTGTGCAGACTCCTGAGGTCCGTGGCTGGGGAATGATTTGCAcctacttcttcttgatttaTTTCGGCGTCCTGCTTATCCATCGCGAAAGACGCGACGAAGAAAAGTGCAAGAGGAAGTACGGTGCGGATTGGGACCGCTATACGTCTCTTGTCCGCAGCCGCATCGTACCTGGTATCTACTAG
- a CDS encoding tRNA-specific adenosine deaminase (predicted protein) — protein sequence MGASASRRTKPAVISAVWAAASSVLVPSVVDNGAKSLPKLAGSRTGLYETIINGVKQGNRASEPLARGASALSRARLWGLSKEIVQSCVDDHDQETGTEIGVEERQSVELDVTKRIADASTYREFKKEPTVLTESLEARRSAIREARRVLSGWIPNLGDENWGLEVLIDPKKRKRCPN from the coding sequence ATGGGAGCGTCTGCTTCAAGGAGAACTAAACCTGCAGTCATTTCTGCTGTTTGGGCGGCGGCTTCGTCTGTGCTGGTTCCTAGTGTGGTGGATAATGGTGCCAAGTCGTTGCCTAAATTAGCTGGTTCTCGGACGGGTTTGTATGAGACCATTATCAATGGGGTGAAACAGGGGAATCGGGCGTCGGAGCCCTTGGCACGCGGCGCTTCTGCGTTGTCAAGGGCGAGGCTATGGGGCCTATCTAAAGAGATTGTGCAATCTTGTGtggatgatcatgatcaagaAACTGGCACCGAGATCGGTGTGGAAGAAAGGCAGTCCGTGGAATTGGATGTGACAAAGCGGATTGCTGATGCCTCGACATATCgggaattcaagaaagagccTACGGTTCTGACCGAGTCACTCGAAGCACGGAGAAGTGCCATACGAGAGGCTAGAAGAGTGTTGAGTGGATGGATCCCCAATCTAGGGGACGAGAAttgggggttggaggtgctgATTGATCCCAAGAAGCGAAAGCGTTGTCCCAATTGA
- a CDS encoding uncharacterized protein (predicted protein), whose protein sequence is MAALQEALECLAPTTWDEVPTDPSSLRTYINDLSTKAHLIVNSVPEPPPATTTTTTHQVKPSPARLNTTDPTLQSLQQQWSKPIKVSSTRDNPLDLLIHKLPGNDGKGHWFGRRSVHEGLPFSTWQAKLSSEMTETLKANRERMKHGQTPDQSVRGIGAEKQVETIEVKDESGEKVLAHVTVFHVSAQFPKPTTPRDFVSLIVSWEVGVEEGGRFWMMVSKPVEHADAPPCQGYIRGQYESVEFIREIPVKRGGGGDAQGVVEGSSNGVIEAASKEKQGSGAEEETNPVEWIMVTRSDPGGNIPRWMVEKGTPKSICSDAVKFLDWACRDPNSVSEPGMDDGRHKRRRNSLHTAGVQEDEDSEISDSEFSDTEVEHHGLIASFAYLLNAGLERYAPQAVLDYIPGHSHHPSGDMSDVTTEDGERAPRSSGDPVPQRDATERDKDDTRSQLSQDKASSINSGLATPIEAGHHDIPPVDLMKIEKKDGKLTSHEKQLAKLAQRKREVEAQLDRVREDIRSLHLPSREEGFKRDKASAAALAAADASNDQLSTSAGSSNQRKTPESRSSSSNNLAHPANSRDPAKMHKVASGLFSEESKLLKQLGKIEKHQLKEASKIESKQRKQAEQEEKTKSRTENDILRHENEHLRKELERLRNERRQWLELIASLQTENTNLAAAAGKKSDA, encoded by the coding sequence ATGGCCGCCCTCCAAGAAGCCCTTGAATGTCTCGCCCCAACAACCTGGGACGAGGTGCCCACAGACCCCTCCTCCCTCCGCACCTACATCAACGACCTCTCCACGAAAGCCCACCTCATCGTCAACTCCGTCCCAGAACCCCCTCCAGcaactactaccactaccacccATCAAGTCAAACCCTCCCCCGCCAGACTCAACACCACAGACCCAACCCTCCAATCCCTCCAACAACAATGGAGCAAACCCATCAAAGTCTCCAGCACAAGAGACAACCCCCTCGACCTTTTAATCCACAAACTCCCCGGCAACGACGGCAAAGGCCACTGGTTCGGTCGTCGCAGCGTCCACGAGGGCCTCCCCTTCTCCACATGGCAGGCGAAGCTCTCGAGTGAGATGACCGAGACGCTGAAGGCGAATCGCGAGCGCATGAAGCACGGCCAGACGCCTGACCAGTCGGTCCGCGGCATTGGGGCTGAGAAGCAGGTCGAGACGATTGAGGTGAAGGATGAGAGTGGGGAGAAGGTGTTGGCTCATGTAACTGTTTTTCATGTTTCGGCGCAGTTTCCGAAGCCCACGACGCCGAGGGATTTTGTTTCCTTGATTGTTAGTTgggaggttggggttgaggagggggGACGGTTTTGGATGATGGTTTCGAAGCCTGTTGAGCATGCTGATGCGCCGCCTTGTCAGGGGTATATTCGGGGGCAGTACGAGTCTGTTGAGTTTATTAGGGAGATTCCGGTTAAGAGGGGAGGTGGCGGTGATGCGCAGGGTGTGGTTGAGGGGTCTAGTAATGGGGTGATTGAGGCGGCTTCGAAAGAGAAGCAGGGGAGTggtgctgaggaggagacgaaCCCTGTCGAGTGGATTATGGTGACAAGGAGTGACCCCGGAGGTAATATACCTCGGtggatggttgagaagggCACGCCTAAGAGTATCTGCTCGGATGCGGTCAAGTTTCTGGACTGGGCTTGTCGCGATCCCAACTCGGTTTCTGAGCCAGGTATGGACGACGGTCGCCACAAGAGACGGAGAAACAGTCTACATACGGCTGGCGTgcaggaagatgaagatagtgAGATCAGCGATTCCGAATTTTCGGATACCGAGGTGGAACATCATGGTCTCATTGCCAGCTTTGCCTATCTACTCAACGCTGGGTTGGAGCGATACGCCCCTCAGGCTGTGCTGGACTATATACCAGGTCACTCACACCATCCATCAGGAGATATGTCTGATGTTACTACggaggatggagagagaGCACCCAGGTCTAGTGGGGACCCCGTCCCGCAAAGGGATGCAACAGAAAGAGACAAGGATGATACGAGATCTCAACTTTCACAGGATAAAGCGTCCTCGATAAACTCCGGCCTCGCCACTCCCATCGAAGCTGGGCACCACGACATTCCTCCGGTGGACTTGatgaagatcgagaagaaggacggcAAGCTAACCTCGCATGAGAAACAGCTGGCTAAACTAGCCCAGCGCAAGCGTGAAGTCGAGGCACAACTAGACCGAGTACGAGAAGACATCAGATCCCTCCATCTACCGTCCCGCGAAGAAGGGTTCAAGAGAGACAAAGcatctgcagctgctttGGCAGCCGCCGACGCCAGCAATGATCAATTGAGCACCAGTGCAGGCAGCAGCAACCAGCGGAAAACACCCGAAAGCCGTTCGTCGAGCAGTAATAACCTAGCCCATCCTGCAAACAGCCGCGACCCGGCAAAGATGCACAAGGTCGCTTCTGGCTTATTCAGCGAGGAATCCAAGCTCCTCAAGCAGCTTgggaagatcgagaagcaTCAGCTCAAGGAGGCGTCAAAGATTGAGTCTAAACAGCGAAAGCAAgcagaacaggaagaaaagacgaagTCTCGAACGGAGAATGATATTTTGCGCCATGAGAATGAGCATTTGAGGAAAGAGCTCGAGCGGCTTAGGAATGAGCGACGACAATGGCTCGAGCTGATCGCGTCGTTGCAAACAGAGAACACGAAtttggcggcggcagctggaaagaaaagtgatgCTTGA
- a CDS encoding uncharacterized protein (predicted protein), translating to MPTVLLPSSAAAFAPRSSPNVVLNTKIEPWLTATLKRVSRVKRPLNNVTQHTKCLTETLSSPNAIWTLCSMMFPKAPEAELRRDENPWVEAFFNYQMIHVEAYVVHVDMVSRNEVAFKLTPETIEALVDFHKEVYSVDTAASTWDWSEKESQLKKLQEEFVQAANKFVYRASAQALEGLEEDGAGELLGGRSEEAKSAITSLFVPLLPPPPRVVDVLRSTPVLPSSTGPETWWHDPMQQPVSMDTWKVLPSSPATASTGDSNPNIWTSMNNMNEFSYASPTPSYSQPYTTSPYNATQYYSTAATSAALAALPLPSMLVQPCSTAANMIGFGWGDRYQDFALPYGTTM from the coding sequence ATGCCAACAGTCCTGCTACCGTCGTCGGCCGCTGCCTTTGCGCCGCGGTCTTCACCGAATGTGGTGTTGAACACCAAAATCGAACCATGGCTGACGGCGACATTGAAACGAGTCAGCCGAGTCAAGCGACCTTTAAACAATGTGACGCAACATACGAAGTGTCTGACGGAAACCTTGTCCTCACCAAACGCTATCTGGACCCTGTGCTCCATGATGTTCCCCAAGGCCCCCGAAGCAGAGCTCCGAAGGGACGAGAACCCCTGGGTGGAGGCATTCTTCAACTACCAGATGATTCATGTCGAGGCATACGTGGTGCATGTTGACATGGTGTCTCGAAATGAGGTCGCATTCAAACTGACACCGGAAACAATCGAAGCTTTGGTCGACTTCCACAAGGAGGTTTACTCCGTTGACACTGCCGCGAGTACCTGGGACTGGTCCGAGAAGGAGAGCCAGTTGAAGAAATTACAGGAGGAGTTTGTCCAGGCTGCCAACAAGTTCGTCTACCGCGCCAGCGCGCAGGCGCTTGAAGGGCTGGAGGAGGACGGTGCAGGTGAGCTGCTTGGGGGCCGAAGTGAGGAAGCAAAGTCCGCGATCACCAGCCTGTTCGTTCCGttgcttcctccacctccacgCGTGGTCGATGTACTTCGTTCGACACCTGTTCTCCCCAGTTCCACTGGTCCGGAGACATGGTGGCACGACCCTATGCAGCAGCCTGTGTCGATGGACACGTGGAAAGTACTGCCATCCAGCCCAGCCACGGCCAGCACAGGAGATTCTAATCCGAATATATGGACCAGCATGAACAACATGAATGAGTTCTCGTATGCTTCTCCGACACCGTCTTACAGCCAACCATACACTACTTCGCCTTACAATGCGACGCAGTATTATAGCACCGCTGCCACGTCCGCCGCACTTGCCGCGCTCCCATTGCCAAGCATGTTGGTACAGCCCTGCAGCACAGCGGCGAATATGATCGGATTTGGGTGGGGGGACCGATACCAAGACTTTGCGCTGCCGTACGGGACAACCATGTAA
- a CDS encoding uncharacterized protein (predicted protein): MRFSTVVSALLLSSTSLATPAQDFSALGNASSQGAPEEHPIAQTPAAAAAAQPSDNASQQQNVNVQQPTAQPSQQPTVNVQQQPTAEPSQQQSANDEQQPTANVAPQSNAAPEPSSSPNANQQTDGGLLSHLIPTGVAESSAQQESNAPTPTASPAESEGSASPTEQSTTQGSATKTAASSSTSSAGSPWESLIPDGVTGNPGTDLGNGLQGLLGLLSPTFLKDVESFFHHFAYLFDDQTTEQTKSLINIGSGLLTQDLIKELNSLLSNAGKLLTSDFVDEIQKLIKQLGPLLTDDLFKQISTLLNNGNDLLTADFVKEVNALIGNANQLLTAETVKELRQLIDSLGPLLTPELFKEISGLLNNANDLLTADFVKEVKSLISAVGPLLTPELFKEISGLLNNANDLLTADFVKEVKSLISAVGPLLTPELFKEISGLLNNANDLLTADFVKQIKSLINSLGPLLTPELFKEISSLLDNANSLLTKDFVDTVKNLLNEAGPLLKPELFKQISSLLDNANNLLTPSFVNETTGLIDTISPVLTPDLLLKVGSLLNSAGKLLTDGFVDETNTLIGNANSLLTEKFVKETSGLIDGIAPVITPELLGLVGGLLANANSLLTPKFVNETQGLIDGISPVLTPELLTQVGSLLNNAGKLLTSEFIDETKSLIGNVAPVITPDLLEDVGFLLGNATNLLTPKFVNETRDLIDDVAPVITPELLGEVGGLLGNANDLLTKKFVNETQILIEDASELLPVVVKILGTL; the protein is encoded by the exons ATGCGTTTCTCAACAGTAGTTTCCGcccttttgctttccagCACCTCGCTGGCAACACCAGCCCAAGACTTTTCAGCACTGGGCAATGCCTCATCACAGGGGGCTCCTGAGGAACATCCCATAGCTCAGACACCggctgctgcagctgctgcTCAACCAAGCGATAATGCTAGTCAACAACAAAATGTCAATGTCCAGCAGCCAACTGCTCAGCCTAGCCAGCAACCCACGGTCAATGttcagcagcagccaacTGCTGAGCCCAGCCAGCAACAAAGTGCCAACGACGAGCAGCAGCCGACTGCGAACGTCGCTCCACAATCGAACGCCGCCCCAGAGCCATCTTCGAGTCCCAATGCCAATCAACAAACGGATGGTGGCCTGCTGTCACACCTGATCCCCACTGGTGTTGCGGAGTCTTCTGCCCAACAGGAATCTAATGCGCCTACTCCGACAGCCTCACCAGCGGAGTCCGAGGGCAGTGCTTCGCCTACCGAACAGTCGACAACCCAGGGATCCGCTACCAAAACTGCcgcttcctcttcaacgtcGTCAGCTGGTAGCCCGTGGGAGAGCCTTATCCCTGATGGAGTTACTGGAAACCCTGGGACAGACCTGGGCAATGGACTCCAGGGTCTCTTGGGTCTCCTGTCTCCAACGTTCCTCAAGGATGTTGAATCATTTTTCCACCATTTTGCCTACCTATTTGACGACCAGACTACGGAACAGACCAAGTCTCTCATTAACATTGGATCCGGCCTTCTTACTCAAGACTTgatcaaggaattgaacAGTCTGCTGAGCAACGCCGGCAAGCTGTTGACATCTGACTTCGTTGATGAGATTCAGAAACTGATCAAACAACTTGGTCCTCTTCTGACGGATGACCTGTTCAAGCAGATTTCCACATTATTGAACAATGGAAACGACCTTCTGACCGCTGATTTCGTCAAGGAGGTCAATGCTCTGATCGGAAACGCCAACCAACTACTGACAGCTGAAACTGTTAAGGAGCTGCGGCAACTTATCGATTCCCTTGGTCCTCTCTTGACCCCTGAACTGTTTAAGGAGATCAGCGGCCTCCTTAACAATGCCAATGATTTGTTGACTGCGGACTTTGTCAAGGAGGTCAAGAGTTTGATCTCTGCAGTGGGTCCTCTCTTGACTCCTGAGCTCTTCAAGGAGATCAGCGGCCTCCTTAACAATGCCAATGATTTGTTGACTGCGGACTTTGTCAAGGAGGTCAAGAGTTTGATCTCTGCAGTGGGTCCTCTCTTGACTCCTGAGCTCTTCAAGGAGATCAGCGGCCTCCTTAACAATGCCAACGATCTGTTAACAGCAGACTTTGTCAAGCAGATTAAGAGCTTGATCAACTCGCTCGGTCCTCTACTTACACCTGAACTCTTCAAGGAAATCAGCTCGCTACTGGATAATGCCAACAGCCTACTGACCAAGGACTTCGTCGACACAGTCAAGAATCTGCTCAACGAGGCCGGTCCTCTACTTAAGCCCGAGTTGTTCAAACAGATCAGCTCGCTGCTAGACAACGCCAACAACTTGCTAACCCCATCATTTGTCAACGAGACTACAGGTTTGATTGACACCATCTCTCCTGTGTTGACACCTGACCTGCTCTTGAAGGTCGGTAGCTTGTTGAATAGTGCTGGCAAGCTGCTTACCGATGGATTTGTCGACGAAACCAACACTTTGATTGGCAACGCCAACTCTCTTTTGACAGAGAAGTTTGTCAAGGAGACCAGCGGTTTGATTGACGGCATTGCACCAGTCATCACTCCTGAGCTTCTAGGACTTGTTGGTGGTCTCCTTGCAAATGCCAACTCTCTCTTGACACCGAAGTTTGTCAATGAGACTCAGGGCTTGATTGATGGCATTTCGCCCGTCCTCACACCTGAATTGCTCACGCAAGTCGGCAGTCTTCTTAATAACGCTGGCAAGCTCCTGACGAGCGAGTTCATTGATGAAACGAAGAGCCTGATCGGCAATGTGGCACCTGTCATTACCCCCGAcctgctggaggatgtcggcttccttctcggcAATGCAACGAACCTGCTTACACCCAAGTTCGTCAACGAGACGAGAGATCTCATTGACGATGTCGCGCCTGTTATCACCCCAGAGCTACTCGGCGAAGTTGGTGGCCTTCTCGGCAACGCCAACGATTTGTTGACCAAGAAATTCGTCAACGAAACACAGATTCTGATCGAAGACGCTTCGGAG TTGCTCCCTGTCGTGGTGAAGATCTTGGGCACGCTGTGA
- a CDS encoding uncharacterized protein (predicted protein), translating to MNQEPLSPPSEPTPSPTTNPVPLSSPQRTTPIHPLLPEVRVPGEPLPPHRYHPITCTQIDAESEDIRAQLEQLRQEYTSPEAALRAQEQAAREVKQKMEDAERKREDVQKAMDKKIKERNTEMKVLSKYQEVKVSDIPA from the coding sequence ATGAATCAGGAACCTCTATCACCACCCTCAGAGCCCACGCCTTCCCCAACTACCAACCCGGTCCCATTGAGCTCGCCTCAGCGCACGACACCAATACATCCTCTACTTCCCGAAGTCCGCGTCCCCGGGGAGCCCTTGCCGCCGCACAGATATCACCCGATCACTTGCACTCAGATCGATGCGGAATCTGAAGACATCCGCGCCCAGCTCGAGCAACTACGTCAAGAATATACATCGCCGGAAGCAGCTCTGAGAGCACAGGAGCAGGCTGCAAGAGAAGTAAaacagaagatggaggacGCCGAGAGGAAGCGCGAAGATGTCCAGAAAGCGATGgacaagaaaatcaaggaaagaaacacAGAGATGAAAGTCTTGTCAAAATACCAAGAAGTGAAAGTATCAGATATTCCAGCTTGA
- a CDS encoding uncharacterized protein (predicted protein) codes for MAFGGITGVISSEQTDPDDLGPLPSIHMQSREAADMQDMYRRTLAASWNSRSDDVPADKLVEDLFSGSISWSNEVHGLQSAEAKGGEHLPSIGAATKNTSANRLSPNFERRPKSSSSNQFRIDAMTTNSRSLMFGRT; via the exons ATGGCCTTCGGTGGCATCACAGGCGTCATTTCTTCAGAACAAACCGATCCTGACGATTTGGGTCCACTGCCATCTATTCACATGCAAAGCAGGGAAGCTGCTGACATGCAGGATATGTACCGCCGGACTTTGGCTGCTTCTTGGAACTCTCGCTCGGACGACGTACCTGCGGATAAGCTAGTTGAGGACCTTTTCTCAGGAAGTATTAGCTGGAGCAACGAAGTTCATGGTCTTCAATCGGCCGAGGCTAAGGGAGGTGAACATCTCCCATCTATCGGTGCAGCTACGAAAAATACATCGGCGAATAGACTTTCGCCCAATTTTGAAAGACGACCAAAAAGCTCCTCAAGCAACCAGTTCCGCATTGACG CAATGACCACGAACTCTCGGAGTTTGATGTTCGGGAGGACCTAA
- a CDS encoding putative respiratory complex assembly protein Rmp1 (predicted protein) codes for MLSRSSKGVAGLLSCPIPPSSRKCSSPSTLRLRDVFVRSQHTDGESENDSTESADSAENIESTENTESTESRPRRYRRRFKPQTTPKKEFDKVPINVSSLGNPGEVVVVPPPKRRRFAWLKNPQYRIDQDTKTALPFMLNDIENDDLLDSDLITERIESFRAHYRPGDKLSPTDWENLRSGFQTSFTNQQLSDYIEQFKAEDTVPEEGLMLHGGAKLAEWRPGTSAFFETESAPQAGAAKRVAKSLDLRGKYVLTERILRDCWHLGLIGEVGQLDVRLPAHSLSLFLHSEHFSFEELAGLHDAKIDITHSLGLVRITGKQHSCEFIRDIIYDATTRIREEDLELYPPGATPKGKNRVFTADFLSWISKTYGVSFDLTTTTPTKLFYLAENKPKADSARRTLNLAIHDATQPPIPFGTYMPASEPVDTYDINPELNVSWFDRQKSWFRWAVPSAQTAPSSMSDAPFFSKHEMRLSDELLKLLRARARTKLGNAEAHESITAAVGRCLFEHKPFEGKAITAAQLGKMAPPRTFTTDIPRVIPFLHQLTADYPEDEEIQPHRLRLVPSAIHAHIFPQLELEVAIAPGGFEYNVQNAKAILSQSSVDYLLPESGLDLRFTRKLTHDVLDSFGEDAPLQPLQDSLQDFFSKAVIYEGETPLPAFSQLSIPNHLLVETGEERDPDGFTTAEYMYLPVNDFRGTRLHQYNYEGHRLNYSFYESGPFSPHRTTDIFLDMDVDGSEEQSPSENGDSQEPVQQEFGSFYKAACSLAFELDRSGRVM; via the coding sequence ATGCTTTCGCGATCTTCCAAAGGTGTCGCGGGGCTTCTGAGCTGCCCGATACCCCCTTCAAGCAGAAAATGTTCGTCGCCATCGACTCTTCGACTACGCGACGTTTTTGTCCGGTCCCAGCATACGGACGGCGAATCAGAAAATGATAGCACAGAGAGCGCAGATAGCGCAGAAAACATAGAAAGCACAGAAAACACAGAGAGCACGGAATCTCGACCGCGCCGATACAGACGCAGATTCAAACCTCAGACGacgccaaagaaagaatttgACAAGGTACCGATTAATGTATCTTCCTTGGGAAATCCTGGTGAAGTAGTTGTCGTACCGCCTCCGAAGCGTCGCCGCTTTGCCTGGCTCAAAAATCCGCAATATCGCATCGACCAAGACACGAAAACTGCACTGCCGTTTATGCTGAACGATATAGAGAACGACGACCTCCTCGATAGCGATCTAATTACAGAACGAATCGAAAGTTTCCGCGCACATTATCGGCCGGGAGATAAATTGAGTCCCACCGATTGGGAGAATCTTCGATCAGGTTTCCAGACATCGTTTACAAACCAGCAACTGTCGGACTACATTGAGCAGTTTAAGGCGGAAGACACAGTGCCAGAAGAGGGCTTAATGCTTCATGGAGGAGCAAAACTTGCGGAATGGAGGCCGGGGACTTCGGCATTTTTTGAAACGGAGTCGGCCCCCCAGGCGGGCGCCGCTAAAAGAGTTGCAAAATCGCTAGATCTGAGAGGCAAGTATGTGCTCACTGAGCGGATACTTCGCGACTGCTGGCACCTTGGGCTCATTGGCGAGGTCGGCCAGCTGGATGTTCGTCTTCCCGCCCATTCACTATCGTTATTTCTACACTCCGAGCACTTTTCCTTCGAGGAGCTGGCTGGTCTTCACGATGCGAAGATTGATATCACCCATTCGCTTGGTCTTGTTCGCATCACCGGGAAGCAGCATTCTTGTGAATTCATCCGTGACATCATATACGACGCCACGACCAGGATACGAGAGGAGGATCTTGAACTGTACCCTCCTGGCGCTACTCCGAAAGGCAAGAATCGTGTTTTCACCGCCGATTTCTTGTCATGGATTAGCAAGACTTACGGTGTCTCATTCGACCTGACCACCACTACACCAACTAAGCTGTTTTACCTTGCCGAAAACAAACCGAAAGCGGACAGTGCTCGAAGGACATTGAATTTGGCAATTCACGATGCCACTCAGCCTCCGATACCATTCGGCACTTATATGCCAGCCTCGGAACCTGTCGACACCTACGACATCAATCCCGAACTCAATGTATCATGGTTCGATCGACAGAAGTCATGGTTCCGCTGGGCCGTACCGTCGGCGCAAACAGCCCCGTCGAGCATGTCAGACGCACCATTCTTCAGTAAACACGAAATGCGCCTATCAGACGAACTCCTTAAACTTCTGCGAGCAAGAGCTCGCACTAAACTCGGAAACGCAGAAGCCCACGAGAGCATAACAGCAGCCGTCGGCCGGTGTCTCTTTGAGCACAAACCGTTCGAAGGGAAAGCCATCACCGCCGCCCAACTAGGCAAAATGGCACCTCCACGAACTTTCACAACTGACATCCCCCGAGTAATTCCATTTCTGCACCAGCTCACCGCAGATTACCcagaggacgaagaaatcCAGCCGCACCGTCTCCGCCTAGTCCCATCCGCAATCCACGCCCACATCTTCCCCCAACTTGAGCTCGAAGTCGCCATAGCCCCAGGAGGTTTTGAATACAACGTACAAAACGCCAAAGCGATCCTCTCCCAAAGCAGCGTCGACTACCTCCTCCCCGAAAGCGGCCTCGATCTTCGCTTCACCCGGAAATTAACCCACGACGTACTGGACAGCTTCGGCGAGGACGCCCCCCTGCAACCCCTCCAGGACTCCCTGCaggatttcttctccaaagccgTGATCTACGAGGGCGAAACTCCTCTCCCGGCCTTTTCGCAGCTCTCCATCCCCAACCATCTCTTGGTTGAGACGGGCGAAGAACGCGATCCCGATGGCTTCACTACGGCGGAGTACATGTATCTGCCCGTCAACGATTTTCGGGGCACCCGTCTCCATCAGTATAACTA